Below is a genomic region from Eupeodes corollae chromosome 1, idEupCoro1.1, whole genome shotgun sequence.
aataataataaaataatatcccTTGTTGTAGCAGTTTGGAATTTATGATAAAATGTTTGGATTTAAAGTCTTGAAAACTATAGTAGGTAGGTTCTGTAGGCTTTAACTGTTCACCTACCTTGAATGCTGTTGGATTCCCAGTAGACTATCGATCTAACTACCTGCCAATAGACTTTTTTCAAGCCAGACTTCATTCAAAAACCGATTACAAAACTGGTTCCTCTTCCTAGTCAAATTCCAAGTCTATGTATGACCTCACCAGCTTAAGGAATCATCAACTTCAACGTACTAAGATCCGTTTCCATGTATGGATATTTAATTTTCACGAATATAGGATGTgacatgaacattttaaaactctacAAAAGCAACTCACAGTCCAGTATCCCTTCTCCTCTATTGAACCAATAGCTTATAGGCTTACTTCCTTTCTAGAAAAATGAAACTatcaaaaacagacaaaaaaaaacaaaatttgtttgaatctcCTCTAGACATTTcaacactttatttttattgcttctCTAATAACttcttaattcatttattttgcaatatttgttaatttatgataaaacttcaataaaactaaaagattAACTGTCATTGACTTGGTGTGCAATCTTAAATATAGTACATTTTATAAACATGTACCTACTTTCAATATTTATCCTAAgtatattgtttataatataatagAAAATGGAGTGACGAGAATCGAgagacgaccgacgacgacgcgactaCGATAGACGAAAGACGAGACCTAAAACTTATCATCTATAACTACCTACAAATTTCAATCCCACCATATCTCCATGTTCTGAAATTCTCATTTCTGTTGCAACTCGGCCATACTAGCCTCGAAGAGGGCTGTGTTGATTTTGTGCTTAAGCGATATCAGGATCTCCCGATTGCATATTGTCCTCATTTCGTTGGCCACATACTCGCCATAGGTTGCGAATTCATCTCGGAATCGAGGCGATTGGACCGTCTGCATTTTGGCTATTGTCAAAGCCGACGGCGAGGTAGCGGCCATGGTTGCATTGACTTGGGATGAGGTGCCATTGTCGTAGTAGATGCGCTTGCTCTGGATGTGCTGCTGATGCTGACTTTGTTGCTGTTGTTCCTCCTCGTAGTAGTCGTCTTCGTTGCAAGTGTCACGCCGTTGGATCTTGAAAACGCGGGCGGGAGCCTGGTGCTggtgttgttgatgatgatgatggtagcCCATGTTCTCATCGTCAACACTTGTTTGTATGTCGATGGTGCTCAAATGCTCTTCTTCAATTTGATGTTCCTGATGTTGATGTTGGTGCTGGTGCTGATGCTGGGATTGTGATTCTTCCTGAGTGGCTATTGAAGCATTGCTGTACGAGTGATGTTGCATCGGGATGTTGATTTCCTTGATTATCTTCGTCTTCGATTCTTCCGGCTCCTCGACATCTTTGGTAGTCTCTTCAATGAGCTTCTCCAGATCGCGTGCCCGATTTGATTCGAACTTCTGCACACGTCCAATAGCTATGGGCGTTGGAGCAGTCGCTGGTGTGGGTTCATAGGTCACcgttgttgttgtcgtcgtcgccGGTTTGGTGCGGTGAATAGTGAGGAATTCTGTTGTAATGGAAGATGCTGCGGCAGCCACCGCTCCAGCTACCTCTGAATCCCTGGAGGACGCATCACGGATGATGTACTTGGTGACACCGTCCTCTGTGATTTCCGCCTTCATTTTGCCCTTGCCTGCTCGCATGGCTTTCGGTGAACTTAAGAACTGCAGATTCTTGAAACCAAACCACTTGGAGTTGTAGGGTTCCTTGCGTTTCATGCGATTTATCTCGCGATGGTATTGCGTCCGAAGTGTGTGGAACTTCTTCTCGATTTCGACAATGGGAATGCCCCCGCCGAGACTCGCAGAGACCTCGAGCAGGAGCTTATGTTTCATTTCCTTTTTGCGGTAGTCTTCGTGGGTCATGTCCCAGAGACCACGTCTCTTTTTGTACTCATTGATCAGCGAGAGGGTCTTGTCTCGAGTCCATTccattttgaattgttttttgattgtttttccgCTGTTTTCTATTTGTTGACCGCGGAGAGAAGCTCTAGAGGATGAGCTACAACCTACGAGGGAGTTAACACggagtaagttttgtttttggaaaatacttgagtgttttttagtttgttttcgttgtttttagTTCGCGGCCGGGGAACTCGAATTAGGGTATTGAATGGAACAAcaagagttttgtttttattgcacaaaaatgatgatgtttatttcttaaaaatgctGCCGAGTTAAAGATTCTTTTACACAAAGTGTAGAGACACACCACCAGCTACCAGCACCAGACATTAAAGTTGAACATGTACCTAGAGTCAGGTTGTGTTTTGTGTGGCGTAGGAATAGAGAAAAGTAGATATATGCACGTCGCATCATTCACAATGGAGTGTGGCTAGTGATGGTAGAATTAATGCAAATAACAAAATAACGAACAGCGTGTGGAAGTGAACTAAACAAAATCAAAGGTATGCTTGGAATTGTTGTTATTTGTCACATAAAAGTTGTTCtagtgatatttttataaatttaaaaaatacatttagtaagaaaaattgttttaaattgtcaaaCTGTCAATAAACTAATAttagaattgaaaacaaattatttttgtagctTCAAATCGCAAAGTACATATATAtaacgaaagaaaaattgaagttcgCTTGGTTTATTGTACAATGACAATTTGTAGTTCGTTTAAAAATGACGAATggttttgaaatgcattttttttttcaagtcaaaaattaaataattttgacagatcaacTCTCTCAACTAAACTCCCCTAGCTGACTTATAATTTGTTACAAATTTGACACTTCAACAATGAGTATAGGAAAGATGTGATGACgtcatatttgtttattttattacgtTCAACGTAACCTATTAACAAAAACGAATTAAAGCTAGGCCAACACA
It encodes:
- the LOC129941434 gene encoding uncharacterized protein LOC129941434, translating into MEWTRDKTLSLINEYKKRRGLWDMTHEDYRKKEMKHKLLLEVSASLGGGIPIVEIEKKFHTLRTQYHREINRMKRKEPYNSKWFGFKNLQFLSSPKAMRAGKGKMKAEITEDGVTKYIIRDASSRDSEVAGAVAAAASSITTEFLTIHRTKPATTTTTTVTYEPTPATAPTPIAIGRVQKFESNRARDLEKLIEETTKDVEEPEESKTKIIKEINIPMQHHSYSNASIATQEESQSQHQHQHQHQHQEHQIEEEHLSTIDIQTSVDDENMGYHHHHQQHQHQAPARVFKIQRRDTCNEDDYYEEEQQQQSQHQQHIQSKRIYYDNGTSSQVNATMAATSPSALTIAKMQTVQSPRFRDEFATYGEYVANEMRTICNREILISLKHKINTALFEASMAELQQK